One part of the bacterium genome encodes these proteins:
- the kdpF gene encoding K(+)-transporting ATPase subunit F translates to MIVLASVLSVALFVYLIFALLKPEWFV, encoded by the coding sequence ATGATCGTGCTCGCGAGTGTTCTGTCCGTCGCGCTGTTCGTGTATTTGATCTTCGCGCTGTTGAAGCCGGAGTGGTTCGTATGA